Proteins encoded by one window of Panicum virgatum strain AP13 chromosome 7N, P.virgatum_v5, whole genome shotgun sequence:
- the LOC120682682 gene encoding glutaredoxin-C5-like, translating to MQYGAAAEQAWYTPAVVAPAAAAETAAERVERLASESAVVVFSVSTCCMCHAVKRLFCGMGVHPAVHELDLDPRGRELERALACLLGAAAAPGAAPIVPVVFIGGRLVGAMDRVMAAHINGSLVPLLKEAGALWL from the coding sequence ATGCagtacggcgcggcggcggagcaggcgtGGTAcacgccggcggtggtggcaccggcggccgccgcggagacggcggcggagcgcgtgGAGCGGCTGGCGTCGGAGAGCGCGGTGGTGGTGTTCAGCGTGAGCACCTGCTGCATGTGCCACGCCGTGAAGCGGCTCTTCTGCGGCATGGGCGTGCACCCGGCGGTGCACGAGCTGGACCTCGACCCGCGGGGCCGCGAGCTGGAGCGCGCCCTCGCCTgcctcctcggcgccgccgccgcacccgggGCGGCGCCGATCGTGCCCGTCGTGTTCATCGGCGGCAGGCTGGTCGGCGCCATGGACCGCGTCATGGCCGCGCACATCAACGGCTCCCTCGTGCCGCTGctcaaggaggccggcgcgctCTGGCTCTGA
- the LOC120682162 gene encoding serine/threonine-protein kinase PBS1-like, translating into MGCFPCFGPAREEELEYYGAKGGGNGSAAGWAAASSSAAAGGGGAEAAALCAERIPAGADKSRAKGNAGSKKELAVLKDANGNAISAQTFTFRQLAAATKNFRDECFIGEGGFGRVYKGRLDGTGQVVAIKQLNRDGNQGNKEFLVEVLMLSLLHHQNLVSLVGYCADGDQRLLVYEYMPLGSLEDHLHDLPPGKEPLDWNTRMKIAAGAAKGLEYLHDKAQPPVIYRDFKSSNILLGEGFHAKLSDFGLAKLGPVGDKSHVSTRVMGTYGYCAPEYAMTGQLTVKSDVYSFGVVLLELITGRKAIDSTRPTAEQNLVSWARPLFNDRRKLPKMADPGLEGRFPTRGLYQALAVASMCIQSEAASRPLIADVVTALSYLANQIYDPSPANTTKKGSGDQRSRVGDSERVVSRNEDTGSSGHRSPSKDRDDSPREHATGTANKGLERERMVAEAKMWGENWREKRRATQGSLDSPKGGG; encoded by the exons ATGGGCTGCTTCCCGTGCTTCGGCCCGgcgcgcgaggaggagctcgagTACTACGGCGCCaagggcggcggcaatggcagtGCGGCCGGGTGGGCGGCCGCgtcctcgtccgccgccgctggcgggggcggcgcggaggcggcggcgctgtgcgccgAGAGGATCCCTGCAG GGGCAGACAAGTCGCGGGCCAAAGGCAATGCCGGCTCGAAGAAGGAGCTCGCGGTTCTCAAGGACGCCAACGGCAATGCCATCTCCGCGCAGACCTTCACCTTCCGCCAGCTTGCAGCCGCGACGAAGAACTTCAGGGATGAATGCTTCATTGGGGAGGGAGGGTTCGGCCGCGTTTACAAGGGCCGTCTGGACGGCACAGGCCAG GTTGTTGCTATCAAACAGCTTAATAGGGATGGTAATCAAGGAAACAAAGAATTTCTAGTGGAAGTTCTCATGCTCAGcttgcttcatcatcaaaacctTGTCAGTTTGGTTGGCTATTGTGCTGATGGAGATCAACGCCTTCTCGTGTATGAATACATGCCACTTGGATCATTGGAAGACCATCTGCATG ATCTCCCTCCTGGCAAGGAGCCCTTGGATTGGAACACTAGGATGAAAATTGCAGCAGGTGCTGCTAAAGGGCTGGAGTACCTTCATGACAAGGCACAGCCACCAGTTATATACAGGGACTTCAAgtcatcaaatattctattgggaGAGGGGTTCCATGCCAAGCTATCCGACTTTGGTCTTGCTAAGTTGGGTCCTGTTGGTGATAAGTCTCACGTTTCAACACGTGTTATGGGAACATATGGTTATTGTGCCCCTGAATATGCTATGACAGGACAACTTACAGTTAAGTCAGATGTTTATAGCTTTGGAGTTGTCTTGCTTGAATTGATTACTGGCCGGAAGGCCATTGACAGCACTAGACCAACCGCAGAGCAAAACCTTGTTTCATGG GCACGGCCTCTTTTCAATGACAGGCGGAAGCTCCCAAAGATGGCTGACCCAGGGCTGGAGGGGCGATTCCCTACGCGTGGACTTTACCAGGCACTTGCGGTGGCATCAATGTGCATCCAGTCTGAGGCTGCGTCCCGCCCACTCATTGCCGACGTTGTGACTGCTCTTTCCTACCTTGCGAACCAGATTTATGATCCTAGTCCAGCCAACACCACCAAGAAGGGCAGCGGCGACCAGAGGAGCAGGGTCGGCGACAGCGAAAGGGTGGTTTCCAGGAATGAGGACACAGGCAGCTCTGGCCATAGGTCTCCGAGCAAGGACCGGGACGACTCTCCCAGGGAGCATGCCACGGGGACCGCGAACAAGGGCCTGGAAAGGGAGAGGATGGTGGCCGAGGCAAAGATGTGGGGCGAGAACTGGCGGGAGAAGCGGCGTGCCACTCAGGGTAGCCTGGATTCTCCGAAAGGAGGTGGGTAA